CCGGCGGGTCGCGCTCATGGACGTCGAGTACGCGGTATAGCGGTCGCCCCGACGGGGTCGGCCGGGCACTCGGACACCTCGAGGCTGGGTCAACTGCGGCAGGAGGCCGCCTCGGTGGTGTGGACCCAGCCGCCCGGCGTCCGGCGGACGCTCATCTCGTCGCCGCAGACCCGGCACCGCGCGGTGAAGCGGAAGCTCACGGAATGACTGCGCCGCACGAAGCCACCGAGGACGTGGCCACAGCGCTCCGCCACCACGGTGCAGCGATCGATGGCGTCGATGGCGGTCATCGGCGGCCGGGCCCAGCGTTGTGGCGCCTCGGCGCCACGCGATCCCGCGGCCACGGATTCGAGCAGTCGCGGCGCCTGCGGTGCGCCGTCATCGTCGTGGACTCCGACCGCCTCCCATTCCTCCCGCGACGCCGGGAACCGCCGTGCGGACAGTGCGAGGTACAGGTCGTGCTTCGATCGGAAGTGGGTGTAGATGCGCTGGTGGTCGATCCGCAGCATGCCGGCGAGGGCGCGCATCGAGAGACCATGCAGGCTCCGGCGGGTCGCGAGCTCCCATGCGGCATCCAGGATCTGCTCTCGCGCGGCATCGCGTCTCAGCCGCCGCGCCAGGTCCAGTCCAGCTGCTGCCATGAGCGGCAGTATGCGCACCCTCCCCGATCGGCGCAAGCGCGGAACCGATGATGATCCAGCCGGCTCCGGCTGTCGTACGAACGGGGGTTCGGGGCGCCCTGACAGTGTCCTGTCAGTGACCGAGGATGTGCACCGAGATGTCGTTCAGGCTGTTGTTCAGCACATCCGAGCAGTGGACCGTGCCACCGGCGTCGCCGGCCACGCATCCCTTGTCGGCCACCCGCGGACCGGCGCCGGACTGCGCCGCGACCGCGGACGAGACTGTGACCGCCACCGCGGAGGCGATCAGCGCCGCGCCGGCGGCGCGGGCCCTCGAACATCTGCTCGGGTGTGGGATGGTCCTCACTCCGGCTCCCGTCCAGTGTTGCGACCGGCCCCCCCTGCCCGGCCGCCGAGCGGGGCCATGGTACCGGCTCGGCCCGACGGGGTCTACCCCCTGCCGCGAGACCCTCATGCCCGGGCCGGCACCGGGATCCATCCGAAGGACGGCAGCGCGTCACCGTCGCCCGCCATCTCGACCAGCCGGCAGAGGGCGTTGGCGAGGGTCAGCTGGTCCGCGGTGCGGCAGTGCACGCCGAGCAGCGCCGGCGAGCACACCAGCACCGCCATGGCCTGGGCGCGGGAGATGGCCACGTTGAGGCGGTTCAGGCTGTAGAGGAAGTCCATCGAGCGCCGCTGGTCGTCGCCGCTCGAGGTCGCCATCGTGTAGATGACGACCGGCGCCTCCTGCCCCTGGAAGCGGTCGACCGTGCCCACCCGCGCCCCCGGCGGGAGCGCGTCCTGGAGGCGGTTGACGTGGGCGTTGTACGGCGCCACCACCAGGATGTCGTCGAGCGTGATCGGCCGCCGGTGGCCGCGGCGATCGGTCCACCGCCCCTCCCGCAGCAGCAGGTCGACGACGTCGCGCACCGCGGCGACCTCCTCGGGCGAGGTGACCCGGTTGCCCTCGTGGACCACCGGGAGGTACCGCACCCCGGCGCCGTCGAAGGGCGGCGGGGCGGTGACCGCCTGGCGGGCGCACTCGGCGCGGCCGCTGAGCCGGCCGTCGTAGAACGCCTCGGACACGAACGCACAGACGTCGGGATGCATCCGCCAGGTGCTGTCGAGGAACAGCCCGCGGCCGTCCGCGACGGTGCGCTCGCCGGCGAGCAGGTGCTCGAGCGCGGAGCGGTCCGCGCCCTCGGGATGGGTGCCCTGGACGGGCTGGCGCAGCTGCTGCGGATCGCCGCAGAGGACGAGGTTGCGCGCCGCACCGGCGGTGGCGACGACGTTGGCGAGGGACACCTGTCCCGCCTCGTCGACCACCAGGGTGTCGACGGCGCCCTCCATCGTCTCGTGGCAGAAGAGCCACGCGGTCCCGGCGACGACGGCCGGGCCCTCGGCGAGGGCGGCCACCACCTCGGCGACGGAGCCGGCGCAGCGCACCACGTCGCTGGCGCAGCGCTGGTGCTCGTCCGCCTTCTGCACCGCGGTGATCTCGACCCCGCTCTGCTCAGCGTGGCGGCAGACCTCGTCGAGGAGGTTGCCGATGGCGCGATGGCTCATCGCGGTGATGCCCACGCTGCGGCCCTGCCGGAGGAGGTCGAGGATCATCCGGGCGGCGGTGTACGTCTTCCCCGAGCCCGGCGGTCCCTGGACGGGGAGGCAGCCGGCGTCGAGGTCGAGCGCGAGCCGCCGCCCGGCGTCGACCGGGGTCTCGCCACCGCGGCGCAGCGGGTCTCCGTCGCGGTGGCCGGCGACCCGTGGCGGCCGGCGCAGCAGCAGGTCGCGGGCGGCGCGGTGGGGGCCGGGCGCGTCGATCCCGTGGAGCGCGACCCACTCGCCGGTGCGGCGCAGGGCGCGGCGCAGCGCCGTGGTGGGGATCGGGCCGCCGCTCACCAGGGCCCGAGGGTGGGGCTGCGCGCGCGCCGACGGCCACCGGCGGAGGACGAGCACGCCCCGCTCGCCGTCGATCTCCGCCACCTCGCCGGGGGACCTCCGGGTGGCCGGGTCGACCGGTCTGTCCCCCACCCGGATGGTGAACTCCTGGGCGGGGTCGAAGCGGTAGCGGTGGAGCTCCGAGCTCCCCAGCGTGCCGGCGACCCCGTCGAAGGTCAGCCCGGCGATGCTGTCGGGGTCCTCGTGGAGCTGGTCGTCGGCCATCGCCAGCCGCGCGTAGTAGGCCCACCAGGCCGGCCGGTCCTCGCGGCGGTGCCAGTCGAGGAGGCCGGCGAGCAGCCGGGTCGCGGCGTCCGCCTCCGGACCGCCGGAGCGACGCGCGAGCAGCCGGCCGGCGAGCTCCCTCGCCTCCTCGCTCTCGCGCGCGACCTCCTCCGAGGGCGCGCCGTCGGCCGGCTCGGGACGGGGCGGCGGCGCGCCGGTCTGCGCCTCGAGCTCGGCGCGGCGCTCCTCGAGCCAGCCGCGCAGCCGCCAGGTCGACTCGCAGTCGGCCGCGTTGTACTCGGCGATGGCGTCGAGGATGGCCGGATCCCGGTTCTCCAGCCAGCGCTCGTACTCGACGATGCTCGAGCCGCCGTCGGTGATGGCGCCATGCCGCCGGGGCATGAACAGCGGCTCCAGGCTCTTGAGCCCGTACGACTCCGCCGACACCCGCACCCCCTGGCGGACCACCCGGTAGAGGTCGACGAGGACGCCGCCACGGAGCAGGCGGTCGACCTCGTCCTCGCGGGTGGCGTGCTGGCCGGCGAGGCGGCGCAGCGCGCTGAGCTCGTAGGCCGCGTAGTGGTAGACGTGCAGCGACGGATCGCGCTGGAGGCGCGCGACGACGAGGTCGACCAGCTGCTCGAAGGCCCGCCTCTCCCCCTCCCGGTCGTGGCCCCAGAAGGCGTGGTACCGGGGCGCGCCGTCGACGACCTCGGTGATCCCGAACAGGTACTCGAGGCCGGTGTCGCAGGCCCAGGGGTCGCCCTCCATGTCGAAGAAGAGGTCGCCCGGGGAAGGCTCGGGAAGGGCGGCGAGGCCGTGAGCACCGTCGCCCGGCGGCCGCAGCTCGTGGCGCATCACGCCGTCGGCGCGTTGACGCAGCTGCAGGGCGGCCTGGGCGTGGAGGTTGCCGAGCGCGTCCTCCGACATCCCCGGGACCACCGGCAGGGTGACGGCGAGGCTCTGCAGGGTGCGCACTCCGGCGGCCTCGAGCCGGCGGATCTGGTCACGGCGCATCCCGGCGACGAACGAGAGATGGTCGTCGACGCGGCGGCGCTCGGCGCAGCCGTCGGCCCAGCGGCAGACCCTGCAGTGCTCGACCCGCTCCGGGTATGTCGCCCGGGGGCTGCCGTCGACCACCTCCTCGAGGCGCCGCCGGGCGGCGCGGTGGTAGGCGACGACGTCGGCGACCGCGCACCGCTCGGTGCGTCCGTCGCCGAGCACGATGTGCAGGTGCCGGGGCGCCCGGCCCTGGATGCGCTCGACCTGGAGCGAGTACTCCGCCGTCTGCAGCAGGGCGGCGGCCTTCAGGGAGCGGGCGAGCTTGGTGTCGGCAACCTCGTACGACCAGGACCCGAGGTCGCTCGGCTCCTCGACGCGCAGCAGGAAGTCGGCGCGCCCGTGCCACCGGCCGTCGAAGAAGGCGGCCTGGAAGATGACCCCGGCGCCCGCCCGCATCGCGGCGACGGTGAGCGCCTCCCACTCGTACAGACCCTCGAGGGTGGAGGTGCCGCGGGGGATCTCGACGACCGTGCGCCCCTCGGCGCGGAGCGACTCGAGGTGGCCCTGCTCGTGGGCATCGCCGCGGCGGCGGAGCAGCTCGAGCTCGGGGTCGTCGTCGCGGACCGCCGCCGGGATCCGTCCCTCGGCGACCGCACGGTCGAGCTCGGTCAGGTGCTCGCAGGCGAGGAAGCCGGTGAGGTCGGTGGCGCTGAGGACCAGGGTCCCGTCGATGAGGTGCATGGGGAGAGCATCCGGGATCGAGGCGACGGGTGTCTGTCGCGCGGCGCGCACTCGGGGTGTCCGGCAGTGTCGCCCTCGCGCGAGCCCCACCGGCGACCGTCACCAGCTCGCGCCCCGGCCGTTGCCCGCCGACGACAGCCGGGGGCCGGTCAGCGGGTGCGCCGGCCCCATGCACTGCCCCAGACGGCGCGCATCGCCCGGTACCGGGCGATCGCCTCGGCCTCGGCCCGAT
The nucleotide sequence above comes from Candidatus Dormiibacterota bacterium. Encoded proteins:
- a CDS encoding helix-turn-helix domain-containing protein — encoded protein: MAAAGLDLARRLRRDAAREQILDAAWELATRRSLHGLSMRALAGMLRIDHQRIYTHFRSKHDLYLALSARRFPASREEWEAVGVHDDDGAPQAPRLLESVAAGSRGAEAPQRWARPPMTAIDAIDRCTVVAERCGHVLGGFVRRSHSVSFRFTARCRVCGDEMSVRRTPGGWVHTTEAASCRS
- a CDS encoding TM0106 family RecB-like putative nuclease, whose product is MHLIDGTLVLSATDLTGFLACEHLTELDRAVAEGRIPAAVRDDDPELELLRRRGDAHEQGHLESLRAEGRTVVEIPRGTSTLEGLYEWEALTVAAMRAGAGVIFQAAFFDGRWHGRADFLLRVEEPSDLGSWSYEVADTKLARSLKAAALLQTAEYSLQVERIQGRAPRHLHIVLGDGRTERCAVADVVAYHRAARRRLEEVVDGSPRATYPERVEHCRVCRWADGCAERRRVDDHLSFVAGMRRDQIRRLEAAGVRTLQSLAVTLPVVPGMSEDALGNLHAQAALQLRQRADGVMRHELRPPGDGAHGLAALPEPSPGDLFFDMEGDPWACDTGLEYLFGITEVVDGAPRYHAFWGHDREGERRAFEQLVDLVVARLQRDPSLHVYHYAAYELSALRRLAGQHATREDEVDRLLRGGVLVDLYRVVRQGVRVSAESYGLKSLEPLFMPRRHGAITDGGSSIVEYERWLENRDPAILDAIAEYNAADCESTWRLRGWLEERRAELEAQTGAPPPRPEPADGAPSEEVARESEEARELAGRLLARRSGGPEADAATRLLAGLLDWHRREDRPAWWAYYARLAMADDQLHEDPDSIAGLTFDGVAGTLGSSELHRYRFDPAQEFTIRVGDRPVDPATRRSPGEVAEIDGERGVLVLRRWPSARAQPHPRALVSGGPIPTTALRRALRRTGEWVALHGIDAPGPHRAARDLLLRRPPRVAGHRDGDPLRRGGETPVDAGRRLALDLDAGCLPVQGPPGSGKTYTAARMILDLLRQGRSVGITAMSHRAIGNLLDEVCRHAEQSGVEITAVQKADEHQRCASDVVRCAGSVAEVVAALAEGPAVVAGTAWLFCHETMEGAVDTLVVDEAGQVSLANVVATAGAARNLVLCGDPQQLRQPVQGTHPEGADRSALEHLLAGERTVADGRGLFLDSTWRMHPDVCAFVSEAFYDGRLSGRAECARQAVTAPPPFDGAGVRYLPVVHEGNRVTSPEEVAAVRDVVDLLLREGRWTDRRGHRRPITLDDILVVAPYNAHVNRLQDALPPGARVGTVDRFQGQEAPVVIYTMATSSGDDQRRSMDFLYSLNRLNVAISRAQAMAVLVCSPALLGVHCRTADQLTLANALCRLVEMAGDGDALPSFGWIPVPARA